The nucleotide window CGGCTGGTCGCGACGAAGGTCCGGAGGTCGCGCTGACGGCGACGGTGGGGCAGACGACATTTCGGATTCGGAAGCGGTGGTTGAAAAAGCCTGTGTCCGAGTTGTCCGTGACTGCGCCGACGCGCGCGCAGTACACCGGTGAGGAAGCGGAGGCGCAGCTTGAGGCGATCTTGAGCGCGAACCTCGACCGAGAGCTGGCGGAGCTGCTGTTCTTGCGCCAGGGCGAGCTGGAGGCGGGCGCGCAGGCGGCTGGTGTGAGCTCGATTTCGGCGGCGCTGCAGGCGGCGTCTGGAGCGGAGGCGGTGGGTGAGGAGGACACCGAACTCATGGCCGCGGTGGAGAAGGAGTACAGGCGCTACTTCCAGCCAAAGACCGGCAAACCGAAGGCGGACTACCAAGCGTTGTTCGCCGCTGTCGAGTCCGCGCGCGAGGCGGCTGAGGGTGCGAAGCAGCAGGTCGACGCGTTGGCTGGGTACGTCGATGAGCATGCCCGCAGGCAGGAGGAGATCCGCCGGGTGGACGCTGAGCTGCCGGGAGCGGAGGAAGAGGCCGTAGAGCTCGCCCGGGCGGCGGGTGAGGCCGCGCAGTTGCGGGACAAGGCGCAGCAGGCGGGGCAGCAGCTCGCGCAGGCGCGGGTGAACTGCGATCGGGCGGAAAGCGACCTTGAGGCGCGGGAGGCGCTGGTGGCGCGGGTTTCGGCCACCGAGGCCGAGGCGGAGGCGCTGCGCGCGGATGCCGAGCAGGCGCGGGAGGCCGGCGATGCTGAGCAGGCGAAGGTTGCCCAGCTCACCGAAGAGCGCGACGCCGCGAAACAGACGCTGGCCAACGCACGCGAGCGCGCCAAAGCAGCCGCGAAGGCGCTGGAGCTGATTCGCGCACGCCGCCAACTACGCGAGCGCGACGAGCTGCTCGCCCGCGTCGAGGAGGCTGACGCGGCATACACCGCGCTGGTGGAATCCGCCCCGTCGCGTGTGGTTGCGGACAGCGACATCAACGCCCTCGACGCGGCCGAGAGCGAGTTGAAGCTCCAGCGCACGCTGCGCGACACCGCCGCCGCCAAGCTGGACATCACCGCCGATCGCGCGGCGATCACTGTCGACGGCTCGCCGTTGGACATCAGCGGCACCACCGCGGTCAACGTCTTCGAAGGCACCGAACTCCAACTCGGTGACTTTCACGTGGTTTACCGCGCGGCTCGGGGCACGACCGACCCCCACGAGGCGGTGGAGAGAGCGGAACGCGCGCTCCAGGAGTTGCTCGAGGCGGTGGGCTGCGGCACGGTCGCCGAGGCGCGCGCCGCCCGCGACGCTCACAGGGACCACGCGACGGAACTCGCCGCTGCCACGAGGCGTCGTGAAGACCTGCTTTCCGGCAGCGACCTCGCAACCCTGCTCGCCGAGCGCACCGCGTTGGCCCAGCGAGTCGAGCAGCTCACCGCGCACACTTCAACAGAGCTCTCGCTTGACGACGAGTCCGTGGCCGCCCTAGCCGTCGCCGACGGCGACACCGCGGTGTCGCAGGCTGAAGCCGCGGCCGATGCGGCCGAGGCGAAGCTCAAGCCGTTTGCGGAGCGCCCTGCCCACGCGGCACTGGTTGCGCTGGAAACGAAGGCGGAGGCCAAGGAACACGAGCTCGAAGCGGTGCGCGCTGAACGCGCGGCCGCAGAGGAGAAGCAGCCCACTGAGGCGCTGACCCAGGCGCTCGAGACGGCTCGCGCCGCGGTGGAGGAGGCGAAGGTAGTTGCCGATAGCCTCGCAGCAGATGCGGCGGCCGCGAATCCCGACATTGCCGAGCAGCTTGCGCGGGGTGCGGAGAACCGGGTGGCGACGCTGCGGGACCGTCGCACGCAAGCGCAGAACCGTCTGATCGAGCTTGGCGGGCGCATCGAGATGGCCGAGGGCGCTGCGGAGCGGTTAGACCGCGCCGAGGCTGAGCTGGAGAAGGCGGAAAGCGATCTTGAACGCGCTACCCGCCGCGCAGATGCCGCACGCCTGCTTCGAGAGACCATGGTGGCTCATCGCGATGCGGCGCGTGCGCGCTACACCGCGCCGTTCAACGACGCGGTGCGCAAGCATGCAAGTGTGATTTTCGGGCCGACTGTGGACTTCAACTTTGGTGATCAGCTCGAGGTCACTGCTCGCACCGTCGATGGGGTGACAGTGCCGCTCACGGACCTATCAGGTGGTACCAAGGAGCAGCTCGCGTTGCTGACCCGTTTCGCGATCGCGGATCTGGTGACCGGAAGCGGTGAAACCGCGCCCGTTCCAGTGGTGGTCGATGATGCGCTCGGCGCCACCGACCCCTATCGCCTCGGGCTGATGAATGTGCTCTTCGAGCAAGTGGGGCAGAAGGCACAGGTGCTGGTGCTCACCTGCTTCCCACAGCGCTTCGACCGCGTTAACGCCGCCAAGCGGCTAAGCATGGACGAGTTGAAGCTCCGCAGCGCGGGGAGTGCTTAAGCCCGGATTGCGGAACCGTTGATTTCGATATCGATCTCGTTCGAAATCATGACACCGCCGGTCTTCAGCGGCATGTTGAAGTCGATGCCGAAGGCCGCGCGGTCGATGGTGGTGGTTGCCTGGAAACCCAAGCGGACCGCACCGTATGCGTCCTCTTCGATGCCGAAGGTCTTGACTTCGAAGGTGACTGGCTGGGCCGTGCCCTTCAGCGTGAGTTCGCCGTCGACGGTGCCGGTGCCGTGCTCGTCGACGTTGAATGCGGTGGAAGCGAAAGTCGCCTCGGGGTAGTTCTCGATGTCGAAGAAGTCGGCGTTGCGCACGTGCGCGTCGCGCTCGGAGTGCAGCGTATTGAGCGATGCCATTTTGATTGCGGCCTGCGCGCGGGAGTTCTCGGGGTGTTCCTGATCAAACTCGATCGTGGCGCTGTAGTCGGTGAACTTGCCGCGGAACTTGTTCACCATTGCGTAGCGAAGGACGAAATCGACGCTTGAGAATGTGGGGTCGAGGTTCCAGGTACCGGAGAGCTGAGACATGGTTGGATTCCTCAATTTTCTGGGGTCAATCTTCTGGGGTCGCGGGTGTTAAAGAGGCAGGGTCACTGCCACTGCACATGGTAATGGGGCCTTCGCGCTGACGCTGGCCCAGCAGTAGCTGCTCGTCTTATCCCGCTGCGCTATCCCCGGTTCGGATTGCCGAGCCTTCAATTTCCACCTTGATCTCGTTGGAGATGAGCACACCGCCGGTTTCAATGGGCGCATCGAAATCCAGGCCGAAAGCGTGACGGTTAAACGTCGTCGCGGCTTCAAATCCCAAACGGGTGTTGCCCATCGGGTCGGGTTGAATGCCAAAGGTTGCGACGATGAGGATGATCGGCTTGGTGATGCCTTTGATGGTCATGTCGCCCTCAACGGTGCCGTTGCCCTTCTCATCGACGTGGAACATGGTTGAGACGAAGCGTGCCTCGGGGTACCTATCGGCCTCGAAGAAGTCGTTTTTGCGCAGGTGGGTGTCGCGGTCTGCGTTACCCGTGTTCACCGAGGCGATTTGGATCAACGCCTCGACGGAGGATGTTTCGGGTGCGTCCTGGTTGATATGCAGGGTTGCGTTGAAATCTTGGAACGATCCGCGGATCCTGGTCACCATCGCGTGCCGAGCGATGAAGTTAACGCTGGAATGGGTGGGGTCAAGGGTCCATGTACCGGACAGTTCGGTCATCGCGAGCCTCTAATCGTTGGAGTCAAGTATTAGGTGGAACCTGATAAAGGTATCTGAAAACGCAAAGCTTTACGACACCTTTGGGCCAAGTGTTGCCCTCGAAGCCCCAAGAGGGGGCGATCTGTCGCAGCTTAGGTCGGCGTAGGTCAGCGTGGATCAGCGTAGGTCCCGCGTAGGTCTAGGAAGAATGCAACGTTTGCAAGATCTTGTTGGCACATGTCGTTTAATAGGGTTTCGCTACCCATTACAAACCTTTGATGAGTCCGCCAAGTAGGCTGCGTCTTATGAGTTCGCCGACCCGATGGTTAAACGACGATGAACAGCACCTGTGGAGGCTGTTGCTGTCATCGCAGTGGAAGCTGTCACGCGCTATCGAAGAGTCGGTGCAGCAGACTTCGAACCTGTCGTATTCGGAGTTCGGAGTCCTGGTCGAGCTTTCGGAGGCGGAGAACCGCACGCTTCGGTTGCGCGATCTGTGCATGCATCTTGAATGGGATCGCTCCAGGGCTTCGCACCAAGTAACGCGCATGGAAAAACGCGGGCTGGTTACCAAAGAGCCGAGCCCGGGAGACGGCCGCGGCGTCCTGGTTACCCTTACCGATGAGGGATTTAGCCGCCTCGAAGCGGCGGTGCCAGAGCACGTCGAGGTAGTGCGGCGCATGGTGTTCGACCATATGAAGCCGTCCAGCGCGCCAGTGCTTGAAGAGTTCTTCTCCGGCATCATCGCCGTGCGCGAGGCATCTGCTCAGTCTGAGGTGGCTGACGCGGCCGGCGATTAAGTGGAGCGAGATCAGGGTAAAACTCAGGGCAATCCCCGTTGCCAGGGGTCGCAGGCGCGAGTTCAATTGGGAGCTAGCAACAACTTCTCCGTTGAAAGGACCCGAAGATGACTTCCCCGTACATCAACTCCCCGTACATGGACCCTCAGGAGCCGAAGCGCCTTACCCGTTCTGTCACCCACAAGATGATCGGCGGCGTGTGCGCCGGCCTGGCCGAGTACCTCAACGTTGATCCGACGCTGGTCCGCCTGGTCTTCGTCTTCCTGTTCCTCGCAGGCATCTTCCCGGGCGTGCTCGCCTACATCATCTCGTGGATGGTGATCCCGCCGGAGTTTTAATCTCGTCGCCAAAAACGCCCTCCCACACACTGTGTGAGAGGGCGATTCTGCGCGCGCTTTACTGGTCGAAGTATCCGGGCTGGTCGACCGGGCCAAGCTCGCCGGTGCGCAGGTAGTTGACCACCTGGCGGTCAACTGCATCGTTGCCGAACGCGACGTGGCCGTGGCCCGGGCCGTGGACGGTGACCAGGTGCGAGTTCATTGCGTTGGCAATGGTGTGGCGGCCCGCGTAGACGGTCTGTGGGTCACCGGTGCCGTTGAACTGCAGCGGACGGGTCTGCAGCTGGGAACCGTCCATCGGTGCCACACCCGCGACCGGGCCTGCGCCGGAGCAGTATGCGCCGGATGCGATGAAGGAGTACGGCAGGGTGAACCGGTTGCCGGTGGCCTGCGACCAGAACAGCTCCGGAAGCAGGGTGTACACCGGCGGGGCCACGTTTTCGTTGCACAGCTGAGCACGCTGCAGGAGCTCAATACCCTGCATCTGCGCCTGTGCTTCCTCGATCTCCGCCGGGGTGAGCTCCCTGTCGCCATTCAAATCCTCGGGGGAGACAGTACCGTTGGTCAGACCCGCGATGACACCCCACATCTCCGGACGGGGCAGCATGCCAATGGTGTTATGCAGAAGCGGTGAGTTGATCTGGTTTGAACCCGGGTTCAGGGTGCGGGAGATGATGCCCTCGCCCTCAACACGCGCCTTGCCGGTTGCGGTCATTGCATCCGCGCCAGCCTGGCCGGTGAACTCCAGCCCCGGAGGCAGATCGCCGATGCGCGCCGGTGGGGGAGTCACCGTCGGGTTGGTGCCAGCTTCCGCAGCGACCGCGTTGTACCAATGCTGGTACGCCTTCAGCGGGGTGTCACCCATGCCGAAGGTCGCCTCGTTTGCTGCAACCCATGCGAAATAGTCGTGCAGTGCGCGCTCGAAGCCGCCGATCTGATCGCCGAGGAGCTGCTGCCATTGGGAGTTCGGGTCCATCGCAGAGTCCAACACCACGCGGTCGGTGTGCTGCGGATACATCGTGGCGTACGCGGAGCCGAGGTAGGTGCCGTAAGACAGGCCGATGATGGAGATGCGCTCTTGGCCAAGTGCCTGGCGCACCATCTCCCAGTCACGCGCGTGGTTCTCGGTGGTGATGGTTTCCGGATAGCCCGGCTTGTCGCCCTGGCAGATGGAGCGCATGAAACCGCCGTGCGAGAGGTTGGCGTCCACCTGCATCTTCGCCGCATCAATCGGGTTCTGCGGGGTCTCCACCTCGCACTCAAGCGGAGTGGAGTGCGGCAGGCCGCGCGACTGCACGGTCACAAGATCCCACTCGTTGGTGATCTCTTCCGGCCACTCGAGGGCGGTGCCGAAGTACATGTAGGTGTCGCCACCAGGACCGCCCGGGTTGCCAAAGATGGTTCCGCGGCGCGCCGCCGGGTTTGCCGCCGAGCGCTTCAGGAAACCGACGGAAATCTTCTGCCCGTCCGGGTCGTCGTAGCGCATCGGTACCTCGATACGACCGCACTGGGTGTTCGGAGCGCTAACGTGCACCGGGCACTGCTCCCAGGTGATCTCCGGCGCTTGCTGGGCGTTCGCCGTCGGGGTGGTCAGGGCAGCCGCCGCGATCGCGATGCCCGCGGCGGTTGCGCTCACCGCCTTTCGGATCGACTTTGCCGGTTTAACCTGGGACATCGAGCAACACCTCTTCAGCTAACGGTACAAATTCTTAAACTCCGCATACATACTAGCTGTGCGCGCGCACTTGTTGCGGTGAGAGCAAGAGCTTTTGCTTATCGACGCCCCTGCTAACATCCTTCCGCTGATGAACGTTTCGGCATTTCGCCCCGTGCTGTTCGTGTTGATCGGCTCGCTGGGCATCCAATCTTCGGCCGTCATTTCCTCGACGCTGTTCGCGGAGCTCGGCACCGTCGCTGTCTCCACCTTCCGCCTCGCGGTTGCGGCGCTGCTGCTCTTTGCCGTCTTCCGGCCCTCGCTGCGAGCCATGACCCGCGAGCGCTGGATCAACGCCGCCGTCTACGGCATCGCCATGGCTGCAATGAACCAGTTCTTCTTCGCAGCCGTCGAACGCCTCCCGCTGGGTGTCGCGGTCACGCTCGACTTCCTCGGGCCCTGCCTGGTTTCGTTCTTCGGCATCAAGCACTGGCGCGGGCGCATCTGGGCGCTCGTGGGATTCGCCGGCGTCATGCTCATCGCCGGCCCATCGTCCGGTCTCGACCCAGTCGGCATCGCGTTCGGTCTGCTCGCCGGCGCATTCTTCGCCACCTACACCGTCTTCGCCGAGCGGGTCGGCAAGGCGGAGGGCGGCCTCGGCGACCTCGCGATCTCCGTCGGCGTTGCCGCCATTGTCACCATGCCGCTCGCCGCGCCGAAGCTGACCCAGGTCACCATGAACGCCTGGCTCGTACTCACCCTCGCCGCGGTCGTGGGTGTGGTCATCCCGTACATTGCTGACACCTTGGCGGCCAAGTATTCCTCCGCGCAGGTCGTCGGCACGCTCTTTGCTCTTGACCCGGTGGTGGGCTCGCTGCTGGGCTGGCTGTTTGCGGGCGATGCGCTCACCGCACGCATGGTCGCGGGCATCGCCATGGTGACCATCGCCGGCGCAGTGATCACCTGGAGTTCCGCAAGAGAGTAAAACGGTGGCATGAAGTTTCTCGCACTTTCAACCAGCGCTCACCGTTACGAGACCTCCGGCATTCGCACCGGCATGTGGCTCGGCGAATTCACCCATTTTTACGACGTGCTCACCGAAGCCGGCCACGAGGTCGAACTCGCCAGCGTCGCGGGCGGCACCATCCCGATCGACCCGGTCAGCCTCAAAACCCCCGTCATCCAGATGGGGGGCACGAACAAGCGTTATGAGGACCCGGAATTCATGTCGCTGCTGGACAACACTCCGTCGATAAGCGATGTGGACCTTGACTCTTATGCCGGCATCTACCTGATCGGCGGCCATGGCACGATGTTTGACTTCACCAACGAGACCGTGAAGGCAGCCGTCGCGCACTTCGCCGATGCTGGCAAGATCGTTTCCGGTGTGTGCCACGGACCGGTCGGGTTGCTCGAGGTCACCCTCGCTGATGGCAATTCGCTTCTCGACGGCCGACGTGTCACCGGTTACTCGTGGTCCGAGGAGAAACTGGCTCGGCGCACCGACGAGGTTCCGTTCAGCCTTGAGGAGAAGCTCAGCGCGGAGGCGGGGGAGTACACGACCGCCGCGGTGCCGATGACGAAGCACGTGGTTGTGGACGGCAACCTGGTCACCGGCCAGAACCCGACGAGCGCGACGGGTGTTGGCGA belongs to Corynebacterium glaucum and includes:
- a CDS encoding AAA family ATPase; this translates as MRIHSVVIDNFRAIEHLEMDDLPETGVIIIEGNNEAGKSTILDAITLVLRWPAKSKRQEVKACAPAGRDEGPEVALTATVGQTTFRIRKRWLKKPVSELSVTAPTRAQYTGEEAEAQLEAILSANLDRELAELLFLRQGELEAGAQAAGVSSISAALQAASGAEAVGEEDTELMAAVEKEYRRYFQPKTGKPKADYQALFAAVESAREAAEGAKQQVDALAGYVDEHARRQEEIRRVDAELPGAEEEAVELARAAGEAAQLRDKAQQAGQQLAQARVNCDRAESDLEAREALVARVSATEAEAEALRADAEQAREAGDAEQAKVAQLTEERDAAKQTLANARERAKAAAKALELIRARRQLRERDELLARVEEADAAYTALVESAPSRVVADSDINALDAAESELKLQRTLRDTAAAKLDITADRAAITVDGSPLDISGTTAVNVFEGTELQLGDFHVVYRAARGTTDPHEAVERAERALQELLEAVGCGTVAEARAARDAHRDHATELAAATRRREDLLSGSDLATLLAERTALAQRVEQLTAHTSTELSLDDESVAALAVADGDTAVSQAEAAADAAEAKLKPFAERPAHAALVALETKAEAKEHELEAVRAERAAAEEKQPTEALTQALETARAAVEEAKVVADSLAADAAAANPDIAEQLARGAENRVATLRDRRTQAQNRLIELGGRIEMAEGAAERLDRAEAELEKAESDLERATRRADAARLLRETMVAHRDAARARYTAPFNDAVRKHASVIFGPTVDFNFGDQLEVTARTVDGVTVPLTDLSGGTKEQLALLTRFAIADLVTGSGETAPVPVVVDDALGATDPYRLGLMNVLFEQVGQKAQVLVLTCFPQRFDRVNAAKRLSMDELKLRSAGSA
- a CDS encoding YceI family protein, translated to MSQLSGTWNLDPTFSSVDFVLRYAMVNKFRGKFTDYSATIEFDQEHPENSRAQAAIKMASLNTLHSERDAHVRNADFFDIENYPEATFASTAFNVDEHGTGTVDGELTLKGTAQPVTFEVKTFGIEEDAYGAVRLGFQATTTIDRAAFGIDFNMPLKTGGVMISNEIDIEINGSAIRA
- a CDS encoding YceI family protein — translated: MTELSGTWTLDPTHSSVNFIARHAMVTRIRGSFQDFNATLHINQDAPETSSVEALIQIASVNTGNADRDTHLRKNDFFEADRYPEARFVSTMFHVDEKGNGTVEGDMTIKGITKPIILIVATFGIQPDPMGNTRLGFEAATTFNRHAFGLDFDAPIETGGVLISNEIKVEIEGSAIRTGDSAAG
- a CDS encoding MarR family winged helix-turn-helix transcriptional regulator, with protein sequence MSSPTRWLNDDEQHLWRLLLSSQWKLSRAIEESVQQTSNLSYSEFGVLVELSEAENRTLRLRDLCMHLEWDRSRASHQVTRMEKRGLVTKEPSPGDGRGVLVTLTDEGFSRLEAAVPEHVEVVRRMVFDHMKPSSAPVLEEFFSGIIAVREASAQSEVADAAGD
- a CDS encoding PspC domain-containing protein, giving the protein MTSPYINSPYMDPQEPKRLTRSVTHKMIGGVCAGLAEYLNVDPTLVRLVFVFLFLAGIFPGVLAYIISWMVIPPEF
- a CDS encoding alpha/beta fold hydrolase: MSQVKPAKSIRKAVSATAAGIAIAAAALTTPTANAQQAPEITWEQCPVHVSAPNTQCGRIEVPMRYDDPDGQKISVGFLKRSAANPAARRGTIFGNPGGPGGDTYMYFGTALEWPEEITNEWDLVTVQSRGLPHSTPLECEVETPQNPIDAAKMQVDANLSHGGFMRSICQGDKPGYPETITTENHARDWEMVRQALGQERISIIGLSYGTYLGSAYATMYPQHTDRVVLDSAMDPNSQWQQLLGDQIGGFERALHDYFAWVAANEATFGMGDTPLKAYQHWYNAVAAEAGTNPTVTPPPARIGDLPPGLEFTGQAGADAMTATGKARVEGEGIISRTLNPGSNQINSPLLHNTIGMLPRPEMWGVIAGLTNGTVSPEDLNGDRELTPAEIEEAQAQMQGIELLQRAQLCNENVAPPVYTLLPELFWSQATGNRFTLPYSFIASGAYCSGAGPVAGVAPMDGSQLQTRPLQFNGTGDPQTVYAGRHTIANAMNSHLVTVHGPGHGHVAFGNDAVDRQVVNYLRTGELGPVDQPGYFDQ
- a CDS encoding EamA family transporter, which gives rise to MNVSAFRPVLFVLIGSLGIQSSAVISSTLFAELGTVAVSTFRLAVAALLLFAVFRPSLRAMTRERWINAAVYGIAMAAMNQFFFAAVERLPLGVAVTLDFLGPCLVSFFGIKHWRGRIWALVGFAGVMLIAGPSSGLDPVGIAFGLLAGAFFATYTVFAERVGKAEGGLGDLAISVGVAAIVTMPLAAPKLTQVTMNAWLVLTLAAVVGVVIPYIADTLAAKYSSAQVVGTLFALDPVVGSLLGWLFAGDALTARMVAGIAMVTIAGAVITWSSARE
- a CDS encoding type 1 glutamine amidotransferase domain-containing protein, whose protein sequence is MKFLALSTSAHRYETSGIRTGMWLGEFTHFYDVLTEAGHEVELASVAGGTIPIDPVSLKTPVIQMGGTNKRYEDPEFMSLLDNTPSISDVDLDSYAGIYLIGGHGTMFDFTNETVKAAVAHFADAGKIVSGVCHGPVGLLEVTLADGNSLLDGRRVTGYSWSEEKLARRTDEVPFSLEEKLSAEAGEYTTAAVPMTKHVVVDGNLVTGQNPTSATGVGEAVLELLG